A region from the Leptospira venezuelensis genome encodes:
- a CDS encoding methyl-accepting chemotaxis protein has protein sequence MQRNSLKIIILAVSTITIVLLTVGISSFAYFTAKKYVEEAYIDEMKKISKLAGKHIKFFFDQQTVLAEFVTSNKPFIKASIARDKNSLNPELANIFKNYNTYENVFLSTPETNPMVFADATGKANNFRWGGTGFDDNIKAALEGKSLLSKVNPSPVTGEAVAVLTVPAKDGNQVVSILGFAISLSKMTETVVNGITIGSDGYIAITDRHGVVVGHPDKSLILKLDLSKTDWGKKLMTLPSEEHMEYFFKKDKIATVYDVPEYGLRVSAVVSKDELAEVVHQMLFRIIAFAFIFLIVSIFIIYRIVNVRLHPLLEARELFRSMSTGDLTASLKIYHEDEIGDLSKDTNSFLESLRTSVRDIQKISQELASSAEELSASSENFSNGAQSTAASTEEMSATVEEMSAGMDNISGSIYNQYKNISEFQIKITELSQSVNQIGNEVQATLNMAKSISLQAKKGEESLSGMNAMISNILKSSGEMTAIIGIINDISEQTQLLALNAAIEAARAGEAGKGFAVVAEEISKLSEKTASSIKSISAMINKNTGELDSGAKGIQASTEIIHAIIRNVDQVSDAMDRLYSITGSQTDINQAVTDNAGKVRTESEAVKLATDEPKKAVSEISQVIMQINEHTINTASGAEQMSSSSRNLSNTAEILKNISEKFKL, from the coding sequence ATGCAAAGAAACAGTTTAAAGATCATTATCCTAGCAGTAAGTACAATTACAATCGTTCTACTTACAGTGGGAATTTCCTCATTCGCATATTTTACCGCAAAAAAATATGTGGAAGAAGCCTATATTGATGAGATGAAAAAGATCTCAAAACTCGCAGGAAAACACATTAAGTTCTTCTTCGATCAGCAAACCGTTTTGGCGGAGTTTGTAACTTCCAACAAACCGTTCATAAAAGCTTCAATCGCCAGAGATAAAAACAGTCTTAATCCGGAACTTGCCAATATATTCAAAAATTATAATACATATGAGAACGTATTCCTCTCTACTCCAGAAACAAATCCAATGGTCTTTGCAGATGCCACAGGTAAAGCCAATAATTTCCGCTGGGGAGGAACCGGTTTCGATGATAATATTAAAGCTGCCTTAGAAGGAAAAAGTCTTTTGAGTAAGGTAAACCCTTCTCCGGTTACCGGAGAGGCTGTCGCAGTTCTAACTGTTCCTGCAAAAGACGGAAATCAGGTAGTAAGTATATTAGGTTTTGCCATTTCCCTCAGTAAAATGACGGAGACCGTTGTGAACGGTATCACAATTGGTTCCGATGGATACATTGCAATCACAGACCGACATGGGGTAGTAGTAGGACATCCCGATAAATCCCTCATCTTGAAATTAGATTTAAGTAAAACGGATTGGGGCAAAAAATTAATGACCCTTCCTTCCGAAGAACATATGGAGTATTTTTTCAAAAAAGATAAAATCGCAACTGTTTACGATGTTCCAGAATACGGCTTAAGAGTTTCCGCTGTTGTATCCAAAGACGAACTTGCAGAAGTAGTCCATCAAATGTTATTCAGGATCATTGCATTTGCCTTTATTTTCCTAATCGTTTCTATATTTATTATTTATAGAATAGTGAATGTTCGCCTCCATCCATTACTAGAAGCAAGAGAATTATTCCGTTCCATGTCCACAGGAGACCTTACAGCTAGTTTAAAAATTTATCATGAAGATGAGATTGGAGATCTCAGTAAGGATACCAACTCCTTCTTAGAAAGTTTGAGAACTTCCGTAAGAGATATCCAAAAGATCTCCCAAGAACTTGCCTCTTCCGCAGAAGAACTATCTGCAAGTTCTGAAAATTTCTCTAATGGAGCTCAATCTACAGCTGCTTCTACCGAAGAAATGTCGGCCACAGTCGAAGAGATGTCCGCAGGGATGGATAATATTTCCGGTTCCATCTATAATCAGTACAAAAACATTTCAGAATTCCAGATCAAGATCACAGAACTTTCTCAAAGCGTGAATCAAATCGGCAATGAAGTTCAAGCCACATTGAATATGGCGAAATCAATTTCTCTACAGGCAAAAAAAGGAGAAGAATCACTCTCCGGAATGAACGCAATGATCTCGAATATTCTGAAATCTTCTGGAGAGATGACTGCGATTATCGGAATCATCAACGATATTTCTGAACAAACCCAGCTACTCGCTTTAAACGCTGCAATCGAGGCAGCAAGAGCAGGAGAAGCTGGAAAAGGATTCGCAGTGGTTGCCGAGGAGATTTCCAAACTTTCGGAAAAGACTGCTTCTTCTATTAAATCCATCTCAGCGATGATCAACAAGAACACAGGAGAGTTGGACAGTGGAGCAAAAGGAATCCAAGCTTCGACTGAGATCATTCATGCGATTATCCGAAATGTGGATCAGGTTTCCGATGCTATGGATAGATTATATTCTATCACTGGTTCCCAAACAGATATCAACCAGGCCGTGACAGATAACGCAGGAAAAGTAAGAACTGAATCGGAAGCAGTAAAATTAGCCACGGACGAACCGAAAAAAGCAGTTTCGGAGATCTCTCAGGTGATCATGCAAATAAATGAGCATACGATCAATACTGCATCGGGCGCGGAACAAATGTCCTCTTCTTCCCGAAATCTATCGAATACTGCCGAGATACTCAAAAATATCTCTGAAAAATTCAAACTCTAA
- a CDS encoding methyl-accepting chemotaxis protein gives MQKSSLKFILLGAGIVILTVLTLLISGNAYYFGQKKITENHLNQMQNVVAVVAQEFDAFLLSHTNVAKTLAADPRAIQTALTGKPIAGDFFKEVHQRYGIYENIFVMSLDGEKRILADSLGGKSLGYKAQGDELKDNIESVKEGKSYLGPPQKSPITGLPVAVISVPIRNGGTIVGVLNIALSFEDVSEKVINKIRIGEQGYVSVMSQTGLVIAHPKKEMIMNLNVAKEPYGQKMLELKSGEIFEFSFKGADRYSTVYRLDQWRMSVIAIQPKTEIREALGELLLSIGLISLTTVGISIFLLYILLKKRLDPLENASKLFQTMSQGDLTADIQVVYNDEIGAMSADLNSFITSLRSSLKDIQRIAMELASSAEELTVSSQSFATGAQSTAASSEQMSATVEEMSAGMENISSVTDRQYSNILEFHTKIKELSSGVRKIGSEIKNTLQIAESISQEAKKGESSLTGMSNMIENILKSSGEMKSIIGIINDISDQTQLLALNAAIEAARAGEAGKGFAVVAEEISKLSVKTASSIKSIGEMINKNNSELDEGAKGIRSSVEILHSIIKNVDSVGEAMNHLFEITSAQESVNRSVDEQSDRVGTEAEGVKLATDEQKRAVREIAQVITQINEHTLNTASGSEQMSSSAQNLATTAEILKNITEKFKI, from the coding sequence ATGCAAAAAAGCAGTTTAAAGTTCATTCTTCTAGGCGCAGGTATCGTTATTCTTACCGTGCTAACGTTATTGATCTCGGGTAACGCCTATTATTTTGGCCAAAAAAAGATCACAGAAAACCATCTCAATCAAATGCAGAATGTGGTGGCAGTAGTTGCTCAAGAGTTCGATGCATTTTTACTCTCTCATACTAACGTGGCGAAGACATTAGCGGCGGATCCAAGAGCAATACAAACCGCGCTTACAGGAAAACCGATCGCTGGAGATTTTTTTAAAGAAGTTCACCAAAGATATGGGATTTACGAAAACATTTTCGTAATGAGCTTGGATGGAGAAAAAAGAATCTTAGCAGATAGCCTAGGCGGGAAGTCTCTCGGTTATAAGGCCCAAGGTGACGAATTAAAAGATAATATAGAATCCGTAAAAGAAGGAAAATCTTATTTAGGTCCTCCACAAAAATCTCCGATCACAGGACTTCCAGTTGCAGTCATCTCTGTTCCGATCCGAAACGGAGGAACTATTGTAGGAGTATTGAATATCGCGCTCTCCTTCGAGGATGTTTCTGAAAAAGTAATCAATAAGATCCGTATCGGGGAACAAGGTTACGTTTCTGTAATGAGCCAAACGGGCTTAGTGATTGCTCACCCTAAAAAAGAGATGATCATGAATTTGAATGTGGCCAAAGAACCTTATGGCCAGAAGATGCTGGAACTAAAGAGCGGAGAAATTTTTGAATTCAGCTTCAAGGGTGCAGATCGATATTCAACTGTTTACAGATTAGATCAATGGAGGATGTCTGTAATCGCAATCCAGCCCAAAACAGAGATCAGAGAAGCATTAGGAGAATTATTACTTTCGATAGGACTTATAAGTTTAACCACAGTTGGAATTTCTATTTTCTTACTTTATATTCTTCTAAAGAAGAGATTGGATCCATTGGAAAATGCCAGCAAACTTTTCCAAACAATGTCCCAAGGCGATCTAACGGCTGACATCCAAGTTGTGTACAACGATGAGATTGGTGCAATGAGCGCGGATTTGAATTCATTTATCACAAGCCTCAGATCTTCTCTCAAAGATATACAAAGGATCGCGATGGAGCTCGCCTCTTCTGCAGAAGAATTGACAGTTTCTTCTCAGAGTTTTGCTACGGGAGCACAGTCAACAGCTGCCTCTTCCGAACAAATGTCAGCTACTGTAGAAGAGATGTCCGCAGGGATGGAGAATATCTCTTCAGTCACAGATAGACAATATTCAAATATATTAGAATTTCATACTAAAATAAAGGAACTATCCTCTGGAGTAAGAAAGATAGGATCAGAGATCAAAAACACTCTGCAGATCGCCGAGTCTATCTCCCAAGAAGCAAAAAAAGGAGAAAGTTCACTCACAGGAATGAGTAACATGATAGAAAATATCCTGAAGTCTTCCGGAGAGATGAAATCCATCATCGGGATCATCAACGATATCTCCGATCAAACTCAGCTCCTTGCGTTGAATGCAGCGATAGAAGCGGCAAGAGCTGGAGAAGCAGGTAAAGGATTCGCAGTCGTTGCAGAAGAGATATCCAAACTTTCTGTCAAAACCGCATCTTCTATCAAATCGATTGGGGAGATGATCAATAAGAACAATTCCGAATTGGACGAAGGAGCCAAAGGAATTCGGTCCTCAGTGGAGATCCTGCATAGTATCATCAAAAATGTGGATTCAGTTGGCGAAGCGATGAACCATCTATTCGAGATCACTTCTGCGCAAGAATCAGTGAATAGATCTGTAGACGAACAATCGGATCGAGTCGGAACAGAAGCAGAAGGTGTAAAACTTGCGACCGACGAGCAAAAAAGAGCAGTAAGAGAAATTGCACAGGTAATCACTCAAATCAATGAACACACCTTAAATACTGCATCCGGTTCAGAACAGATGTCCTCATCTGCCCAGAACTTAGCCACCACAGCGGAAATACTAAAAAATATAACTGAAAAGTTCAAAATATAA
- the rsmH gene encoding 16S rRNA (cytosine(1402)-N(4))-methyltransferase RsmH — translation MENELEPVHYSVLYREIISFFLSVFDKDRELLFLDGTAGEGGHSLLLLEQFPNSKLVLVDRDSVMLSRAQARLSAYSPRVIPIEANFSDLDSEFLSGFGVSSPPDGILLDLGISTFHLLHAGRGFSFRENEPLDMRLSSSGGISAEDVINTYPEKALSKIFYEYGEERWTKKIVEAILERRRHSRIGYSGDLAQLVSRVIPRKFWPPGRHPATRVFQALRIEVNQELLHIEIGVKKLLDLVAKGGLLQVISFHSLEDRIIKNLFRDYARGGEAKLLTKKPVLPSDIETKENPASRSAKLRVIHKSLPTDTEEEEDEEE, via the coding sequence TTGGAAAACGAATTGGAACCTGTCCATTATTCGGTGCTCTATCGGGAGATAATTTCTTTCTTCCTTTCTGTATTCGATAAGGATCGAGAACTCCTTTTTTTGGACGGAACGGCAGGAGAAGGAGGACATAGTCTTCTACTCTTAGAACAATTCCCTAATTCTAAACTGGTTTTGGTAGATCGAGACTCGGTCATGTTATCCAGGGCCCAAGCAAGACTTTCCGCGTATTCTCCCAGAGTTATTCCTATCGAAGCAAACTTTTCCGACCTCGACTCAGAGTTCTTGAGCGGCTTCGGTGTTTCCAGTCCCCCAGACGGTATCCTTTTGGATTTGGGAATTTCTACATTTCATCTATTACATGCTGGAAGAGGTTTTAGTTTTAGGGAGAACGAACCTTTGGACATGAGACTTTCTTCTTCCGGCGGTATCTCTGCAGAAGATGTGATCAATACTTATCCAGAAAAGGCTCTCAGTAAAATTTTTTACGAATACGGGGAAGAGCGTTGGACTAAGAAGATTGTAGAGGCAATCCTAGAAAGAAGAAGACATTCTAGGATCGGTTACTCAGGTGACCTTGCACAATTGGTCTCCAGAGTGATTCCTAGGAAATTTTGGCCTCCAGGAAGACATCCTGCTACAAGAGTTTTTCAAGCTTTGCGGATCGAAGTAAATCAAGAGCTTCTTCATATAGAGATAGGAGTTAAAAAACTTTTGGATCTGGTCGCAAAAGGTGGACTCTTACAAGTCATCTCTTTCCATTCTTTGGAAGATAGGATTATTAAAAATTTATTCAGAGATTACGCAAGAGGTGGAGAAGCTAAACTCCTTACCAAAAAGCCCGTGCTTCCATCAGATATCGAGACAAAGGAAAATCCTGCTTCTCGTTCTGCAAAATTACGTGTCATTCATAAATCACTTCCTACCGATACTGAAGAGGAGGAGGATGAGGAAGAATGA
- a CDS encoding UDP-N-acetylmuramoyl-L-alanyl-D-glutamate--2,6-diaminopimelate ligase produces MKLSELLNLFPDIKIISGSYAPDETFDFVRTDSRKLEPNDLFCLPDSSGDKGVEYAKASSSRYLLIGSKLKIPKLENKIVLKSNLDPESLAGPIASFILGDPSSKLKVIGVTGTNGKTSLTHILAYLGESQGKSCGIIGTTGVKFKGVLSDTGYTTPDPSSLQSILKEMYDSGVEYVFMEASSHGLKLGRTNGVHFKVGVFSNLTQDHLDFHPNMEDYRNSKALLFSSVALHPETFGVIDSDAPGGKDFKSVVETSSPNLKIFSLGRSSQDFEIHSEAFSLEKTSYQIRLPDEWGGDTNISTNLLGGFNVRNTALAFVTALGLGWEKKSLLSALESIPQIPGRFQIYYSKDKSRMAVVDYAHTPDALENILRSIRESKPKELVALFGCGGDRDKTKRPKMAKIAWELADKVILTSDNPRTEDPENILDDVQAGFPSGYSPLLREVDRAKAISFGISHLKEGGCLLVAGKGHEDYQIIGREKRHFDDGEEIRKAFGL; encoded by the coding sequence TTGAAACTTTCAGAGCTCCTTAATCTTTTTCCAGATATTAAAATAATCTCAGGATCTTATGCTCCGGATGAAACGTTCGACTTTGTTCGTACAGATTCCAGAAAATTAGAACCGAATGATCTATTCTGTCTTCCAGATTCTTCTGGAGATAAAGGTGTAGAATATGCAAAGGCCTCTTCTTCTAGATATCTATTAATAGGATCTAAATTAAAAATCCCGAAATTAGAAAACAAGATCGTTCTTAAGAGCAACCTTGATCCAGAAAGTTTGGCTGGACCGATTGCTTCTTTCATTTTGGGTGATCCTTCTTCCAAACTAAAAGTGATCGGAGTTACAGGGACAAATGGTAAAACTTCTTTAACTCATATCCTAGCTTATCTTGGAGAATCTCAGGGAAAATCCTGCGGTATTATTGGTACTACAGGTGTTAAATTTAAAGGAGTCCTATCTGACACAGGATATACTACTCCTGATCCAAGCAGTCTTCAATCCATTCTGAAAGAGATGTACGATTCTGGAGTGGAATATGTTTTTATGGAAGCGAGTTCTCACGGATTAAAATTGGGGAGGACCAACGGAGTCCATTTTAAAGTAGGAGTATTCTCCAATCTTACTCAAGACCATTTGGATTTTCATCCAAATATGGAAGATTATCGAAATAGTAAGGCTCTTTTATTCTCTTCCGTAGCTTTGCATCCGGAAACTTTTGGAGTAATCGATTCAGATGCTCCAGGTGGAAAAGATTTTAAATCTGTAGTAGAAACTTCTTCTCCGAATTTAAAAATTTTCTCTCTTGGAAGAAGTTCCCAAGATTTTGAGATACATTCAGAAGCATTCTCACTAGAAAAAACTTCTTACCAAATTCGACTTCCGGATGAATGGGGTGGGGATACTAATATTAGTACTAATCTTTTGGGCGGTTTTAATGTAAGGAATACCGCACTTGCTTTCGTAACCGCGCTCGGTTTAGGTTGGGAAAAAAAATCTCTTCTTTCCGCTTTGGAAAGTATTCCTCAGATCCCAGGAAGATTTCAGATCTATTATAGCAAAGATAAATCTCGCATGGCTGTTGTTGACTATGCTCATACTCCCGACGCACTGGAGAATATTTTAAGAAGTATCCGGGAATCTAAGCCTAAGGAGCTCGTTGCACTTTTTGGATGCGGCGGAGACAGAGACAAAACCAAACGACCAAAGATGGCAAAGATCGCCTGGGAACTTGCAGACAAGGTAATTCTCACTTCTGATAATCCAAGAACAGAAGATCCTGAAAACATCTTAGATGATGTTCAAGCTGGTTTTCCTTCCGGATATTCTCCATTGCTACGAGAAGTTGATAGAGCAAAGGCAATTTCTTTCGGGATCTCTCACCTAAAAGAGGGGGGATGTCTTCTTGTGGCTGGAAAGGGACACGAGGATTACCAGATCATTGGCCGAGAGAAAAGGCATTTCGATGATGGGGAAGAGATCCGAAAGGCATTCGGTCTATAA
- the mraY gene encoding phospho-N-acetylmuramoyl-pentapeptide-transferase, giving the protein MFYFLYERFFQDLDSLRLFSYVTVRALMAGLTSMFLTFWFGGRVIDFLHGLKFRESVRDDGPKSHSAKSGTPTMGGLMIVSALVASVLLWGNLRNPNILLLLVCSISFATLGFMDDYMKSVKKIKGGMRARTKFAVSVVLAAIFCLVFLYSSGEAPKGTTGKILFHLTDLFLPFVKGPVLSWGYFAIPFSILVILGSSHGVNLTDGLDGLAGGTAGIVVGTLGLIAYVSGTPVAANYLNIPYLPHAHEYSVFLAALTGALIGFLWFNSHPAQVFMGDTGSLFLGATIGLTCVMLKKEILLVILGGIFVAESLSVILQVGSFKLTQKRIFKMAPLHHHFELGGVPETKVVIRFWIAAIILAIISLSSLKIQ; this is encoded by the coding sequence ATGTTTTACTTTTTATACGAAAGATTTTTCCAAGACCTAGATTCTTTAAGACTTTTTAGCTATGTAACCGTTCGGGCTTTAATGGCCGGACTGACTTCTATGTTCCTGACTTTTTGGTTTGGTGGAAGAGTGATCGATTTCTTGCACGGATTAAAATTCAGAGAAAGTGTAAGGGATGATGGACCGAAATCTCATAGCGCTAAGTCCGGAACTCCAACAATGGGCGGCCTCATGATTGTATCTGCCCTAGTGGCGTCCGTTCTTCTTTGGGGAAATTTAAGAAATCCTAATATTCTTTTGTTGCTCGTTTGTTCTATTTCTTTTGCGACCTTGGGATTTATGGATGATTATATGAAATCCGTAAAAAAGATCAAAGGTGGTATGAGAGCCCGCACTAAGTTTGCGGTTTCGGTAGTTTTAGCTGCGATCTTTTGTTTAGTTTTCTTGTATTCTAGTGGAGAAGCTCCAAAAGGTACTACTGGTAAAATTTTATTCCATTTGACGGATCTATTCCTGCCTTTCGTAAAAGGCCCTGTTCTATCCTGGGGATATTTTGCGATTCCATTTTCGATTTTAGTAATATTAGGATCTTCTCATGGAGTAAACCTGACTGACGGTTTAGACGGTCTTGCTGGAGGAACTGCCGGGATTGTAGTTGGGACTCTTGGATTGATTGCTTATGTTTCAGGAACTCCCGTTGCTGCAAATTATCTGAATATTCCTTACCTTCCTCATGCTCACGAATATAGTGTATTCCTTGCCGCATTAACAGGTGCGTTGATAGGTTTTCTTTGGTTCAATAGTCATCCTGCCCAAGTATTCATGGGAGATACAGGATCCTTATTTTTAGGGGCAACCATTGGACTTACTTGCGTAATGTTGAAGAAAGAGATCCTACTTGTTATCTTGGGCGGGATCTTTGTTGCAGAATCCTTGTCGGTAATCTTGCAGGTAGGTTCTTTTAAACTTACCCAGAAGCGAATTTTCAAAATGGCGCCTTTGCATCACCATTTCGAATTGGGAGGAGTCCCAGAAACTAAGGTAGTCATCCGATTTTGGATCGCAGCCATCATTCTTGCGATCATCTCCTTATCTAGTTTAAAAATACAATGA
- a CDS encoding peptidoglycan glycosyltransferase FtsW, whose amino-acid sequence MKALGRKFKDFWESPDSPFDLVLVGSVFFLLLFGICVMYSSSSVTAWREFQDSEYFLKKQLAWAIIGLVVFFFFANFPYKRLEKFALGGIVISVLLLILVFIPGIGKAVGTYYGRNFHRWIGIGPYQLQPSEIAKLAVVVYLSSLIVKLKLKESRDPKKFILPAVLLLTVLILILAEPAFGTTMEILFVVIAFVFLFGFPIRNLLLVGLVSLPLAYLLISQVGYRRKRMEVWLDPYRFRYDEGHQLVTSFRAFLDGGWFGNKLASGYAHRYLTYSHTDFVLATYVEDFGFIGFLFFFALVMILLSRVYVLLKRVEDPFGFYLGAGLLFILGTQFVINSYVVTGLFPITGISLPFMSYGGSSLLVVLAAFGILVNITRKENIGV is encoded by the coding sequence ATGAAGGCTCTCGGGAGAAAGTTCAAAGATTTTTGGGAATCTCCCGATTCCCCCTTCGATCTAGTCTTAGTCGGATCAGTATTTTTTCTTTTACTATTTGGAATATGCGTAATGTATTCCAGTTCCTCTGTGACTGCTTGGAGAGAATTCCAAGATTCAGAGTATTTTTTAAAAAAACAATTGGCCTGGGCAATCATCGGCCTAGTGGTATTTTTCTTTTTTGCAAATTTTCCCTATAAACGTTTAGAAAAATTTGCGTTAGGCGGAATTGTAATCAGTGTTCTACTTTTGATTTTAGTATTTATTCCAGGTATCGGGAAAGCGGTCGGTACCTATTATGGAAGAAATTTCCATAGATGGATTGGGATTGGACCTTATCAATTGCAGCCTTCCGAGATTGCAAAATTGGCTGTGGTAGTCTATCTATCTTCTCTTATAGTAAAACTGAAATTAAAAGAGAGCAGAGATCCTAAGAAGTTCATTCTTCCTGCTGTTTTATTACTTACAGTTCTAATTTTGATCTTAGCAGAGCCGGCCTTCGGGACCACGATGGAAATTTTATTCGTTGTGATCGCGTTCGTATTCTTATTCGGATTTCCAATCCGTAATCTTCTACTTGTAGGCTTGGTATCTCTTCCTTTGGCATATCTTTTGATTAGCCAAGTGGGTTACAGAAGGAAAAGAATGGAAGTTTGGTTGGATCCATACCGCTTTCGTTACGATGAAGGCCATCAATTGGTAACTTCTTTTCGAGCGTTTTTGGATGGTGGATGGTTTGGAAATAAATTAGCGAGTGGTTATGCTCATAGATATTTAACCTATAGCCATACAGACTTCGTTCTTGCGACCTATGTAGAGGATTTTGGTTTTATTGGATTCTTATTCTTCTTTGCTTTAGTGATGATACTCTTGTCTCGGGTTTATGTTTTGTTAAAAAGAGTAGAGGACCCATTTGGTTTTTATTTGGGGGCAGGTTTACTTTTTATTTTAGGAACCCAATTTGTTATCAATAGTTATGTGGTAACGGGTCTTTTTCCAATTACTGGGATTAGCTTACCGTTTATGAGCTACGGAGGATCTTCACTTCTCGTGGTTTTGGCGGCCTTCGGAATTCTTGTCAATATAACCAGAAAAGAAAACATAGGCGTATGA
- a CDS encoding UDP-N-acetylglucosamine--N-acetylmuramyl-(pentapeptide) pyrophosphoryl-undecaprenol N-acetylglucosamine transferase has protein sequence MRSVLIAAGGTGGHISPGVALAESLVSRKDSLGISNVFLHSLIRNKDNPDLKQAPCEVVWHNTPSLSGNILLLPFRYIFQLFKSWIKFRQLGVDAVVGMGGYSSVPALLYAVIFGKKLYLCEQNCIPGKVNRIFFRFANKVAFSFPPKDTKVSCSWEILGNPLRSKTIPKLALKFSEKWDPKKKKQFNVLVMGGSQGARQINNMVVNLMKHEVIQERFRFRMLTGTALYDEVSKKTKDADLISYSDNMAEHYDWANMVIARSGSGVLSECAAYALPMILIPYPFAKDDHQTANAKYMEANGAAALLEQRDEDESKLFRILDQFAEKPELLNEMSIRSLECSHVEASTETTSFFFENTK, from the coding sequence ATGAGATCGGTTTTAATCGCAGCCGGCGGGACCGGGGGGCATATTTCCCCAGGGGTTGCGCTGGCAGAAAGTCTTGTAAGTCGAAAAGATTCCTTAGGTATCTCTAACGTTTTTCTACATTCTCTTATCCGAAATAAGGATAATCCAGATTTGAAACAAGCTCCTTGCGAAGTTGTCTGGCATAATACTCCGTCTCTCTCTGGAAATATTCTTTTATTACCTTTCAGATATATATTCCAACTTTTCAAGTCTTGGATCAAGTTCAGACAGCTTGGTGTGGATGCAGTTGTCGGAATGGGCGGATATTCCAGTGTTCCTGCTCTTTTATACGCTGTGATATTCGGTAAAAAATTATATCTATGTGAACAGAATTGTATTCCAGGAAAAGTGAATCGTATCTTCTTCAGATTTGCAAATAAGGTCGCTTTCAGTTTCCCTCCAAAGGATACAAAAGTCTCTTGTAGTTGGGAAATATTAGGAAATCCTTTAAGATCTAAAACTATACCTAAACTTGCTTTGAAGTTCAGCGAAAAATGGGATCCTAAAAAGAAAAAACAATTTAACGTTTTAGTAATGGGTGGTTCTCAGGGTGCAAGACAGATCAATAATATGGTAGTCAACCTGATGAAACATGAAGTGATCCAGGAAAGATTCCGTTTTAGAATGTTAACAGGCACTGCTCTTTACGATGAAGTTTCCAAAAAAACTAAGGATGCAGATCTAATCTCTTATTCAGATAATATGGCAGAACATTATGATTGGGCCAATATGGTGATTGCTCGTTCTGGTTCTGGAGTTCTTTCAGAATGTGCCGCTTATGCACTTCCAATGATCTTAATTCCTTATCCTTTTGCAAAAGATGATCATCAAACTGCGAATGCAAAGTATATGGAAGCAAATGGTGCTGCAGCATTGCTTGAGCAAAGAGATGAGGATGAAAGCAAATTATTCCGCATTTTGGATCAGTTTGCGGAGAAACCTGAGCTTTTGAACGAAATGTCCATTAGATCATTAGAATGTTCTCATGTAGAAGCATCTACTGAAACTACCAGCTTCTTCTTCGAAAATACTAAATAA